A single genomic interval of Metasolibacillus fluoroglycofenilyticus harbors:
- a CDS encoding PKD domain-containing protein: MKKYFSILLIFTLVFSSFPPQLFGEVFSSTKTQAANEVPFYDGTSNLVIEYLIPGGDLEFKRVDSKGLSGAQYLGDFRYATIYDGKLTSSPSSDNTTFNVNGKSVRAYAGDKWYHIVPISLGTARNLIRVEDLTENEFINRYGGSAKGYKELREYEVIDTKGGGYGYFYYIGNVVKLAGGYAENTSASFDSTNPTRLRILRTAHPNISSFTVSATNTDVGKPVTFDFTAFEYNYGGNKLDYTLIITDAEGKEVGRKVQSVTSTKNTSGGLATQDRAHTGKYEGKTIFSFTPATAGKFTATLTVTDGVYRSSTALVKTFTAKQKGQAYLEVTPPSITIPVDHKATYQAFYTDAAGKRTEVTDKATWKAIKTDIAATSEKGVFTGLKEGETRVEATYQGAKDQAELIVSSTPATEEPEPEPDEPNIPPTVELIVPTEVTVGQKFCAVANAHDEDGEIVAYGWDYTGRGDPTGRQTCGLYYESEGEKTVTVVVRDDDGDTAQDTKTILVTKPMPNAHFVASGTFKENRKISIEAAHPYDENDAALKAYPIVKQTWSIMTVDPAKQDKLRIVQDISGNVPHTQIIDMLLKTTGEIRITRYVENSVGDHATYTVTLNVIPDLEPVADFKVASTIFREPINETAAQATIEIQDKSYSTDDMIQKRIWRVAHDSNNDGRFDDEQFVVFDENNAELAKYLTSKVGKYQIELEVFEKYIHETIPEFVDLTFNKATTDLRHGNTDSKAITTKVVEVDNLAPVATVGFKDQKQTVEVQYDVVDSPYNEAQLKEMTPYLNNLLEKHNLQANITFATNKKHEHQVFSDGYDKSYIIDSDGKAYGMGDGIIGNGSATGVLDANGNMIAPYVEIPLPGRVRQITATNSYATHFLLENGDVYGVGSNKMTISSRYDKNGNYITSFPEQIDVGAIGDGTMIPRYSPVKINFPDKVVKMDSMKHVTVFLLANGDVYAIGNVTQNASSNVHNPLIDFNKDELKKPADIPRNLKLPVKVKDLAIGKSRDSSFLMYYMIIIDHNDVAYGLGDSRSWGRTQDISYVRWERLPEQLQGLKKATKTTNYAGSFGGATDYLNLYIKKDGNLIRAHRTGLYGNNQIGYTFNIPEKIKDFSTTYEGYSTLFLTEMNELYAVGNNWNGELGFPMGTSFPYYSNEWVTDYIYSPMKVPLAFKVQQVSMGHQFTHVVAENGNLYAVGQNKNANLGIATKADVPQFTRIGGFNIQFRRSAEFKQQPSPMYMTTFGTKALTVDDIQDKIKNSRGYYVGITTENNRTSVNTVVQNNNGKGTYLNIGTAHNDANLRAKIEDLANYIISTQNNNAVEVEFLLDTSTGISQATLESKVNSIVKSTINNNSSVPFEARVRVLTNDYQFNNVQLNAKNKFVVAVKNNAYTTDLEKHLIATNLVNNAHFLGVGLAVNKGTIDRVIAKSMHKGTYINNASIDAALNEISTYILNEIESSRGITELFMTTEGQVDYEAQFSDYEKDDLFKSYWKFDHQLNFFESENGIIADNLQQRQNPYRHFGLTGRYQVFYAAQDDPLTRYFAPNTFAPFVDYRKWSNEADNLKIYVHKMPSAEFTFTIDEATGKLDVDSVAHDEDKASINVGFGNGLQSQYFDYRIEGGEWVDGVPSHLEVGVKVEVRNRVIDFQGKAAEVIKTLSLDNLPPVAKFETDKPIYVVGDYIVLKNTSYDPNNDNLIAEWSYKLKEKSTYTSLGTGKFISGTAKEGWHTAIPRIACEKQVNESCFYDIKLKVTDTHGLSDEVVQTVEVQNLAKIIEVAEGTVYWELQRLQPNEDSYVVMNMNFEIPEDKHYAIQKPLHTLLYGSNKISQEKAIRISVPGASVKGQTMAYEFTYEYAEEPIGWKETNCVNGICEWEFDYMPDWEKVQVVSLKGSLAIDHSMKDIIQADTFSEILTKQWIVGRQAEWDVVTEELVRSDVYHESYKQAVDSVYEDHIQLKTQTMMPMTPGTLRYQVTLPSAAHQADTFYPLKNTQSYGTYVAAELDDSLQAEFADGVKLQQLPFEDKGLTGSNRIFEANYVSDLFFITKSLGFMSGYPYAEQVQQAIVNNQPLPTYEHVMREGMKKGEADFARYTEGTVPFKDDWMYTEDESQLASLQRYAIPVTPLSELHPHEVYENTFELVDMGLNDVRFKFNQTFTFEHYLFGSGYDDAWIIAQMESLGRVEKEQIAGTFIMTRQQVHELAKLYYERMEKPYYKIHNFRYFDRTYPDQVKEILNN, encoded by the coding sequence ATGAAAAAATATTTTTCGATTCTTTTAATATTTACCCTTGTGTTTAGTAGCTTTCCTCCTCAACTATTTGGGGAGGTTTTTTCATCTACAAAAACACAAGCTGCTAATGAAGTGCCATTTTATGACGGTACAAGTAATCTAGTAATTGAATATTTAATTCCAGGAGGGGACCTAGAATTTAAACGTGTAGACAGCAAAGGCTTATCAGGGGCGCAATATTTGGGGGACTTTCGTTATGCGACCATTTATGATGGAAAATTAACAAGTAGTCCATCAAGCGATAATACAACCTTTAATGTCAATGGAAAATCTGTTAGAGCTTATGCAGGTGATAAGTGGTATCACATTGTACCTATTAGTTTAGGAACAGCTCGCAATTTAATTCGTGTAGAGGATTTAACAGAAAATGAATTCATTAACCGTTATGGTGGAAGTGCTAAAGGATATAAAGAATTAAGAGAATACGAAGTAATAGATACGAAAGGCGGGGGATATGGGTACTTCTACTACATTGGTAATGTTGTAAAATTAGCTGGTGGCTATGCTGAAAATACAAGTGCGAGCTTTGATAGCACCAACCCTACACGCTTACGTATTTTACGTACAGCTCATCCTAATATCTCAAGCTTCACGGTTAGTGCAACAAATACAGATGTCGGAAAGCCTGTGACATTTGATTTCACAGCATTTGAGTACAATTACGGTGGCAATAAGCTTGATTATACATTAATTATTACGGATGCAGAAGGAAAAGAAGTAGGGCGTAAAGTGCAATCTGTCACATCCACAAAAAATACTTCAGGTGGTTTAGCGACACAAGACCGTGCACATACAGGAAAGTATGAAGGGAAAACAATCTTCTCCTTCACGCCTGCAACAGCAGGCAAATTTACAGCAACATTGACAGTAACTGACGGTGTTTATCGTTCTTCAACAGCTTTAGTAAAAACATTCACAGCTAAGCAAAAAGGGCAAGCCTATTTAGAGGTGACACCACCAAGCATTACAATTCCTGTGGATCATAAAGCGACTTACCAAGCATTTTACACGGATGCTGCGGGTAAACGTACAGAAGTAACAGATAAAGCTACGTGGAAGGCTATTAAAACAGATATAGCAGCTACATCAGAAAAAGGAGTATTTACAGGTTTAAAGGAAGGCGAAACACGTGTTGAGGCAACTTATCAAGGAGCTAAGGATCAAGCAGAATTAATCGTATCGTCTACACCAGCAACGGAAGAACCAGAGCCCGAGCCTGATGAGCCGAATATACCGCCAACTGTAGAGTTAATTGTGCCTACTGAAGTGACAGTTGGACAAAAGTTTTGCGCTGTAGCAAATGCACATGATGAGGATGGTGAAATTGTAGCGTATGGATGGGATTACACAGGTCGTGGAGATCCAACAGGTAGACAAACGTGTGGGCTATATTATGAGTCGGAGGGAGAAAAAACTGTAACCGTTGTGGTAAGGGATGATGATGGTGATACGGCGCAAGATACGAAGACAATTCTTGTAACAAAGCCGATGCCTAATGCACACTTTGTGGCAAGTGGTACATTCAAGGAAAACCGCAAAATTAGCATTGAAGCTGCACATCCTTATGATGAAAATGATGCAGCTTTAAAAGCATATCCGATTGTAAAGCAAACTTGGTCAATTATGACTGTTGATCCAGCAAAGCAAGACAAATTAAGAATCGTACAAGATATTAGTGGGAATGTGCCACATACTCAAATAATTGATATGTTGCTCAAAACAACAGGTGAAATTCGTATAACACGATATGTAGAAAATAGCGTAGGAGACCATGCAACATATACAGTGACGCTAAATGTCATTCCTGATCTTGAGCCAGTTGCCGATTTTAAGGTAGCGTCAACGATATTCAGAGAACCCATTAATGAAACAGCAGCACAAGCAACTATTGAAATTCAAGATAAATCTTATTCGACAGATGATATGATTCAGAAACGAATTTGGAGAGTAGCACATGATTCGAATAATGATGGACGTTTTGATGATGAGCAATTCGTTGTGTTTGACGAAAACAATGCAGAGCTAGCTAAATATCTGACATCTAAGGTCGGAAAATATCAAATTGAATTAGAGGTATTTGAAAAGTACATTCACGAAACAATACCAGAATTTGTAGATTTAACATTTAACAAAGCAACAACTGATTTACGTCATGGCAATACAGATAGCAAGGCAATAACAACTAAAGTTGTAGAAGTTGATAACCTAGCACCAGTTGCCACGGTAGGGTTTAAAGATCAAAAACAAACAGTTGAAGTGCAGTATGATGTGGTTGATTCTCCATACAATGAGGCTCAATTAAAAGAGATGACTCCATACCTAAATAATTTGCTTGAAAAGCATAATTTACAAGCAAACATTACTTTTGCGACAAACAAAAAGCATGAACATCAGGTTTTTTCCGATGGTTATGATAAAAGCTATATCATAGATAGTGATGGCAAGGCTTATGGTATGGGTGACGGTATTATTGGTAACGGTAGTGCTACTGGTGTACTAGATGCCAATGGCAATATGATTGCACCTTACGTTGAAATTCCTTTACCCGGTAGAGTACGTCAAATAACCGCTACGAATAGTTATGCAACACATTTCCTACTGGAAAATGGGGATGTGTATGGTGTAGGTAGTAATAAAATGACTATTTCATCTAGATACGATAAAAATGGGAACTATATAACCTCATTTCCTGAACAAATAGACGTAGGGGCTATAGGCGATGGAACAATGATACCTAGATATTCACCTGTTAAAATTAATTTTCCAGATAAAGTAGTAAAAATGGATAGTATGAAACATGTAACAGTTTTCTTATTAGCTAATGGAGATGTATATGCAATAGGAAATGTTACTCAAAATGCATCAAGTAATGTGCATAATCCGTTGATTGATTTTAATAAAGACGAATTAAAAAAACCTGCTGACATCCCTAGAAACTTAAAACTACCTGTTAAGGTAAAGGATTTAGCGATAGGAAAGTCTAGGGATAGCAGCTTCTTAATGTATTATATGATTATAATTGACCATAACGATGTAGCATATGGCTTGGGCGACAGTCGGAGTTGGGGAAGGACGCAAGACATTTCATATGTGAGATGGGAAAGGTTACCTGAACAATTACAAGGCTTGAAAAAGGCAACCAAAACGACTAACTATGCTGGGTCATTTGGTGGAGCCACTGATTATCTAAATTTGTATATTAAGAAAGATGGTAATTTAATACGTGCTCATCGCACAGGATTATATGGTAATAATCAGATTGGATATACTTTCAATATTCCTGAAAAAATAAAAGATTTTTCAACAACCTATGAGGGGTACTCCACTCTTTTCTTAACTGAAATGAATGAATTATATGCAGTGGGAAATAATTGGAATGGAGAGTTGGGCTTTCCGATGGGTACTAGCTTTCCTTATTACAGTAATGAGTGGGTAACTGACTATATATACTCACCAATGAAAGTACCTTTAGCATTTAAAGTACAACAGGTTTCAATGGGGCATCAGTTCACTCATGTAGTTGCTGAAAATGGTAATTTATACGCTGTAGGACAAAATAAAAATGCGAATTTAGGTATTGCCACAAAAGCAGATGTGCCACAATTCACCAGAATCGGAGGTTTCAACATTCAATTCAGAAGGAGCGCTGAATTCAAGCAGCAGCCTTCTCCAATGTATATGACAACGTTCGGCACTAAGGCTTTAACAGTAGACGACATACAAGATAAGATAAAAAATTCAAGAGGCTACTATGTGGGTATCACAACAGAAAATAATCGTACATCTGTAAATACAGTTGTACAAAATAATAATGGTAAGGGCACATATTTAAACATTGGTACAGCACATAATGATGCAAATTTAAGAGCTAAAATTGAAGATTTAGCGAATTACATTATTAGTACACAAAATAATAATGCTGTAGAAGTTGAGTTTTTACTTGATACATCGACAGGTATTAGTCAAGCTACACTGGAAAGCAAAGTCAATTCAATTGTAAAATCAACAATTAATAACAATTCTTCTGTACCGTTTGAAGCACGTGTACGTGTCTTAACAAATGATTACCAATTTAATAATGTACAACTAAACGCTAAAAATAAATTTGTCGTAGCTGTGAAAAATAATGCGTATACAACGGACTTGGAAAAGCATCTTATCGCGACAAATCTTGTCAATAATGCGCATTTTTTAGGCGTGGGCTTAGCTGTTAATAAAGGAACAATTGACCGAGTGATTGCAAAGTCAATGCACAAGGGTACGTATATTAATAATGCAAGTATTGATGCGGCTCTTAATGAGATTTCCACATATATTTTAAATGAAATCGAAAGCAGTAGAGGTATCACAGAGCTATTTATGACTACTGAGGGACAAGTGGATTATGAAGCTCAATTCTCAGATTATGAAAAGGATGATTTATTTAAAAGCTATTGGAAATTCGATCACCAGTTAAATTTCTTTGAAAGCGAGAATGGGATTATTGCTGATAATCTACAGCAAAGACAAAACCCATATCGTCATTTCGGATTGACAGGGCGTTATCAGGTGTTTTATGCAGCACAGGATGATCCATTAACGCGTTATTTTGCACCGAATACGTTTGCCCCATTTGTTGATTATCGAAAGTGGTCAAATGAGGCAGATAATCTAAAAATATATGTGCATAAAATGCCATCAGCTGAGTTTACATTTACCATTGATGAAGCGACAGGCAAGCTTGATGTGGATTCGGTAGCACATGACGAAGACAAAGCGAGTATTAATGTCGGGTTTGGTAATGGTCTACAGTCGCAGTATTTTGATTATCGTATAGAGGGTGGCGAGTGGGTAGATGGTGTACCAAGTCACCTAGAAGTGGGTGTAAAAGTAGAGGTACGAAATCGCGTCATCGATTTTCAAGGGAAGGCTGCTGAAGTCATCAAAACGTTATCGTTAGATAATTTGCCTCCTGTAGCAAAATTCGAAACAGACAAACCGATTTATGTTGTAGGTGACTATATTGTTCTTAAAAACACTTCCTACGATCCGAATAATGACAATCTAATAGCGGAGTGGTCGTATAAGCTAAAAGAAAAATCAACCTATACATCATTAGGGACAGGGAAATTCATTTCAGGAACTGCTAAAGAAGGCTGGCATACAGCGATACCTCGTATTGCGTGTGAAAAGCAGGTAAATGAATCTTGTTTTTATGATATTAAACTAAAAGTGACAGATACACATGGATTGTCGGATGAGGTTGTACAAACTGTAGAAGTACAAAATTTAGCAAAAATAATTGAAGTAGCAGAGGGTACTGTTTATTGGGAATTACAACGACTACAGCCAAACGAAGATAGTTATGTTGTAATGAACATGAACTTTGAAATACCTGAAGACAAGCATTATGCAATACAAAAGCCATTACACACTTTGTTGTATGGCTCAAATAAAATTTCGCAGGAAAAAGCGATTAGAATTTCTGTACCAGGTGCAAGTGTTAAAGGACAAACGATGGCATATGAATTCACTTATGAATATGCTGAAGAACCAATTGGCTGGAAGGAAACCAACTGTGTTAATGGCATTTGCGAATGGGAATTTGATTATATGCCTGATTGGGAAAAGGTGCAGGTAGTATCATTAAAAGGCTCTTTAGCGATTGACCATTCTATGAAAGATATAATTCAGGCTGATACATTTTCAGAAATTTTGACGAAACAATGGATTGTGGGGCGTCAAGCTGAATGGGACGTAGTAACTGAAGAACTTGTTCGTTCCGATGTATACCACGAAAGTTACAAGCAGGCTGTAGACAGTGTATATGAAGATCATATTCAATTAAAAACGCAAACAATGATGCCAATGACACCAGGTACATTACGTTATCAAGTAACATTACCTTCAGCGGCACACCAAGCAGATACGTTTTATCCATTAAAAAATACACAAAGCTACGGAACATATGTAGCAGCAGAATTGGATGATAGCCTTCAGGCGGAATTTGCAGATGGGGTAAAACTACAACAATTACCTTTTGAGGATAAAGGATTAACAGGTTCAAATCGTATCTTTGAAGCGAATTATGTATCTGATTTATTCTTTATTACAAAATCACTAGGTTTTATGTCTGGTTATCCGTATGCTGAGCAGGTGCAACAAGCGATTGTAAATAATCAACCGCTCCCAACTTATGAGCATGTTATGCGAGAAGGAATGAAAAAGGGCGAGGCCGATTTTGCGCGTTATACTGAAGGCACAGTACCGTTCAAGGATGATTGGATGTATACAGAGGATGAGTCGCAATTAGCTTCTTTACAGCGTTATGCGATTCCTGTTACACCGCTCTCTGAGCTTCATCCACATGAAGTGTATGAAAATACGTTTGAGCTAGTCGATATGGGCCTAAATGATGTGCGTTTCAAGTTTAATCAAACATTTACTTTTGAGCATTATCTGTTTGGGTCTGGCTATGATGATGCCTGGATTATTGCACAAATGGAATCACTTGGGCGGGTCGAAAAGGAGCAAATCGCCGGTACATTTATTATGACACGCCAACAAGTTCACGAGTTGGCCAAGCTTTATTATGAGCGTATGGAGAAACCATACTATAAAATTCATAATTTCCGCTATTTCGATCGTACTTACCCTGATCAAGTAAAGGAGATTTTAAATAATTAA
- a CDS encoding ATPase, T2SS/T4P/T4SS family — protein sequence MAIESVTDIKYNGTHLRIKDNVKAPYFAPIQPTEDDVKQLIKQIADVQQRTFTYAEPRLDTEIGILRINALHKRVSPDGTTLAVRISRPRLAIESLESLVPNNDEIVEQLFKVLMLAELNMVLAGRTGAGKTEFQKLLVGYMDENASIFLAEDTRDSHIKALYPERDITSVKTIPGIYEMSDAVKDGLRNDPDYLMPAEIRGAEAADALDAVKTDHAILTTIHAPSAMDIPLRMSPMIRQAPAYARASDLSIGNEIVRFLRFGAYLRAERNDEQKTVRYLKELVEFEDYTEKGATGRYLYQVVKVRDVKTGRYYQEQRFGTLSERTCAELEDKELIHLVPAVLLPKKYKQKVGAVG from the coding sequence AGATAATGTAAAAGCGCCTTATTTTGCACCAATACAGCCTACAGAGGATGATGTAAAGCAGCTTATTAAACAAATAGCAGATGTACAGCAGCGTACATTTACTTATGCGGAACCACGTTTAGATACGGAGATTGGCATTTTGCGTATTAATGCGCTGCATAAGCGAGTGAGCCCAGATGGTACAACACTAGCTGTACGTATTTCCAGACCACGATTAGCGATAGAATCGCTCGAAAGCTTAGTACCAAATAATGATGAAATTGTCGAGCAGTTATTTAAGGTGCTCATGTTAGCGGAGCTTAATATGGTGCTTGCTGGTCGCACTGGTGCAGGGAAAACAGAGTTTCAAAAGTTGCTGGTTGGCTACATGGATGAAAACGCAAGTATTTTCTTAGCAGAGGATACAAGGGATAGCCATATTAAAGCATTATATCCTGAACGTGATATTACAAGTGTTAAAACGATACCAGGCATTTATGAAATGTCTGACGCAGTGAAAGATGGGCTACGTAATGATCCGGATTATTTAATGCCTGCGGAAATACGAGGTGCAGAAGCAGCAGACGCATTAGATGCAGTCAAAACAGACCATGCCATACTTACAACCATTCATGCGCCAAGTGCGATGGATATTCCGCTTCGCATGAGTCCGATGATTCGACAAGCGCCTGCTTATGCAAGGGCGAGTGATTTGAGTATTGGAAATGAAATTGTCCGCTTCTTGCGCTTTGGTGCTTACTTGAGAGCAGAACGAAACGACGAGCAAAAAACAGTCCGTTATTTAAAAGAATTAGTTGAATTTGAAGATTATACTGAAAAAGGGGCTACAGGGCGTTACCTATATCAAGTAGTCAAAGTCCGTGATGTGAAAACAGGTCGCTATTATCAAGAGCAGCGTTTTGGGACTTTATCAGAGCGTACATGCGCTGAGCTAGAAGATAAAGAATTAATCCATCTTGTCCCAGCTGTATTATTACCTAAGAAATATAAACAAAAAGTAGGTGCAGTCGGATGA
- a CDS encoding S-layer homology domain-containing protein, whose amino-acid sequence MRKNLFVAALAASIALPAIVVPVEVEAATYSKTFKDVSQNSPYYDSIHTMTEKGIISGYEDGTFKPNETLTRKHAAALLNRAVSVKASKNVGAPKDLPKTNAYYNDLMVLVNAGLLDMDAKGNINPNAPLTRGEMAKILATAFDLKGTKHPLTDVSSKYSSYVAALYENDVTTGYEDKTFKEKGSLTRAHYAVFMYRAMGLQKVGGDTAQKPTTPSKKISMSSTEKEINDYIKSSKLFANGITTSSIHLNEFKGYKQVIVNSEDILGGTDLKVTKLLAGIFLFNQDGWKPVDKLSSAQVSYKSNYSKETQKISFDYTLPQSQEVAKRILATVFSGEIDTFELGRIIDEKVAEGLANTDKQFRNIEHIEMGNFKIRLGVDRDGEANHFWMDIKQ is encoded by the coding sequence ATGCGTAAAAATTTATTTGTTGCTGCTTTAGCAGCATCCATTGCCTTACCAGCTATTGTTGTGCCTGTAGAAGTAGAAGCAGCGACTTACAGTAAAACATTTAAAGATGTATCACAGAACAGTCCTTACTACGACAGCATTCACACAATGACTGAAAAGGGAATTATCAGTGGCTATGAGGATGGTACTTTCAAGCCAAACGAAACGTTAACTCGTAAACATGCAGCTGCATTATTAAACAGAGCTGTATCTGTAAAAGCATCAAAAAATGTTGGTGCTCCAAAAGATTTACCAAAAACAAATGCCTACTATAACGACCTCATGGTGTTAGTCAATGCAGGCTTATTAGATATGGATGCAAAGGGCAATATTAACCCCAATGCGCCGTTAACACGTGGAGAAATGGCGAAGATTTTAGCTACAGCATTTGACTTAAAAGGCACGAAACACCCTCTTACAGATGTTTCATCGAAGTACAGTAGTTATGTTGCAGCGTTATATGAAAATGATGTAACGACAGGCTATGAAGATAAAACGTTTAAAGAAAAAGGGTCATTAACACGTGCACATTATGCAGTGTTTATGTATCGTGCAATGGGCTTGCAGAAAGTAGGTGGTGATACTGCACAAAAGCCAACAACACCATCGAAAAAAATCTCAATGAGTAGTACAGAAAAGGAAATTAATGATTATATCAAGTCAAGCAAATTATTTGCTAATGGCATTACAACTAGCTCAATTCACTTAAATGAGTTTAAGGGCTATAAACAAGTCATCGTCAATTCAGAAGATATTTTAGGTGGCACAGATTTAAAGGTGACAAAATTATTAGCAGGAATTTTTTTATTCAATCAAGATGGTTGGAAACCTGTTGATAAGCTTTCATCAGCACAAGTGAGCTATAAGAGTAATTATTCCAAAGAAACTCAAAAAATTTCTTTTGATTACACATTGCCTCAGTCACAAGAAGTAGCAAAACGTATTTTAGCAACAGTGTTCTCAGGAGAAATTGACACATTTGAACTCGGACGTATCATTGATGAAAAAGTAGCAGAAGGTTTAGCTAATACAGATAAGCAATTTCGAAATATAGAACATATCGAGATGGGTAATTTTAAAATTCGATTAGGTGTCGATAGAGATGGAGAAGCAAACCATTTTTGGATGGACATCAAACAATAA